The Rhodothermales bacterium genomic interval GAGCGAGCGGAGTTGGAGCGGGCACTGCCCCGGGTTCGCAAGTATTTGCGGCCCGAAGCCCTCGAGATCATCGACGAGCATGGCCCCTGGGAAGAGCTAGAAGCAGGTCGGTACGCCACACAGTGTGTGGATAGTGCCGAGTGTGTATTCGTCATCTTCGAGGGCCCGATCGCGAAGTGCAGCCTTCAAAAGGCGTACCATGCCGGCCGCATCGACTTCGAAAAGCCCGTGTCGTGCCACCTCTACCCGATCCGCATTCAGCGGTATGGCGACTACGAGGCCCTGAATTACGAGCAAATCAGCCTTTGCACCCCGGCTGTCCATCATGGGCAGCGGCTTGGCATGCAGCTAATAGACTTCCTACGCGAACCGCTTGTGCGCAAGTATGGCGAAGAATGGTATAAGCAGTTCCGTGAGGCATGCATCGAGCGTCGAAAGACGCTGGGCTTGCATCGGGACTCGAACAGTTGACCTTGGGAGACCACGATGCTAAACCTTCATCAAAGACAATCGCTTCAGCAGAAGCTTTCGCCGCAGCAGATTCAGTACATCAAGTTGCTGCAACTGCCGACGCTGGCGCTTGAACAGCGGATCAAGGCCGAACTCGAGTCCAATCCGTTGCTTGAGGAAGGCGACGACGAAGAAATCAAGGAAGAAACGGAGCCGCAGCAGGAAGGCGCCGACGATTCCATCGAGCAGATCGAACTCCAGAAAGAAGATCAGATCAACAAGGAGGACGACTACGACTGGGACGAATTCCTGAACAGTGCGGAGGATCTCTATGGCTACAAGGCGCAGGTCGATCACAGCGAAGAGGAAGACGATCGCGAATTCCCGCTGCCGGCGCGGGTTTCCATGGCCGAACACCTTCTTGATCAGTTGCCCTTCCTGAATCTTAATGAAACCGAGTTGCTCATCGCGGAACAGATCATCGGTTCGATCGATGAGGACGGCTACTTGAGACGGCCGCTGGAATCGATCATCGACGACATCATGTTCAACCAGGGCCTCATGCTTTCGGATGAGGATGTCGAACAGGTGCTCCAGCGCGTCCAGCGGCTTGACCCCGTCGGCATCGCCGCCCGCGACCTGCGCGAGTGCCTCCTCGTTCAGCTCGACAACCTTCCCGATGACCTTCGCGGCCGCGAAGTGGCCGTCGCGATGCTCGAAAAAGCGTATAAGGCGTTCACCATGAAGCATTTCGATGCGATCATGAAACGCCTTGACGCCTCGTCGGAAGAACTGAAAGAGGCGTTCGATCTCATCCAGCGCCTCAACCCCAAGCCCGGAGAAGGGGAGTTCACGGCGGCGCAGAACTACATCACGCCGGATTTCTCCGTCGTGTTCGTCGAGGGCGAATTTTACATCAATCTGAACGGCGGCAATACGCCGGAATTACGCATCTCTCGCCAGTATCGGCAGATGCTCCATCAGATCTCCGCCGAGAAAAAGAACCCCGAACGCAAAAACGGGAGTTCGTTCGACTCGGAAACCAAGCAGTTCCTGCGCGGCAAACTCGAGTCCGCCCGCTGGTTCATCAACTCGATCAACCAGCGCCGGCAGACAATGATGAAGGTCATGCGCGCCATCGTCGAAATCCAGGAGGACTTCTTCAAGTTCGGCGAGGGCTTCCTGCGGCCGATGATCCTCAAAGACGTTGCCGAACGCATCAGCATGGACATCTCCACAGTCAGCCGCGTCGTCAACGGGAAATATGTCCAGACCGAATTCGGCGTCTACGAACTGAAATATTTCTTCTCCGAAGGCCTCTCCACCGACAGTGGCGAGGAGATCTCCAACAAGGAAGTAAAAGCGATTATCGAAACGATCATCGGCGGCGAAGAAAAGCGAAAGCCGCTGTCGGACCAGAAGATCGCCCAGATGCTGGAAGATAAAGGCTTTCAGATTGCCCGACGCACCGTCACCAAATACCGCGAGCAGCTCGGCATTCCCGTGGCGCGTCTCCGGAAGGAAATTGTACTCTCCTGAATACACGGCTGGCAACTTCTGTTCACTACCCTCGTGCTCCCGTCTTTCCGCGGCCGGCTTGCTTCCGCCCTGGCTCATCTCGCTCCCGACCGATTGGGTCTTTTTTTCGATCCAGGTGCGATAGTATCGACCTGGCCCGTTCTTTGCTTAAGTATTGTGTAATTATTCGACCGACAGTCCCCCGAAGACCTAGTGAGGCTCACGTATGACCACGCATCCGCGGCAACACGCCGCTCCTCAGCACACTCTCCGCCAACACTCCGCGCTGCCCCGGCTCTTTGCGTTATATGTTACTGGTAAAATCGCCGAGACGTCCTGGACCGACATGATGAACGCGATCGACGAAGGCGTTGAGACGCCCGAAGAACGCGAAGGACTCGCCAAGTATTTCGCGGACGCCTGTGCTGAAACTGGCGCCGAGGCGATGAAAGTGCCGGCCCTACATGAAATTCAGGCGCTCCTTGGCGCCATGCGCGCTAACTGAACCACCCCATTTTTCCCAGGAAACGGAATCTGGCGGTATTCGTGGCTGGTGCCGCCGGGTTTTCCTGATAAAACGACTGCTCCCCGTAAGGCGCAGTCTTTTTTATGGCGTTTGGCCAGGGTTCAGCCCGGCCGTTTAGCGTAGGGTCGCCAGATAACTGACGACATCGCGCAGTTCGCGCCGGCTCATCATGAGACCCATCGCAGGCATGGCGGACGCGCCGGTTTCGCGCGTCTGAATACGGGCCGTGGGAACTTCATGCACCGTACCGTCGGCGTCGATAAGCCGAACCGTAGCCTCGTCTTCTTCCCGTACCGTCCCGCGCACCACGCGGCCGTCATCCAGCGTCAATGCGACCAACCCGTAGCCGGGAGCGATCCGGTTGCCTGGAGCGACCAGCGCTTCGAGTATCTGTTCGCGTTGGAGGGTCGACGCGATCCGGGACAGGTCCGGCCCGATGTCGCCACCCTGCCCCTCAATCGCGTGGCATCGCATGCACTGTGCGGCTTCGTGGCGCTGCACGACCCGCTGGCCTTGTGTGGCGTCGCCGCCCAGGAGGGCGTCCTCAAAAGCGATCCGCGGCTCAGCCGAAGCGCGGCTTGCGTAGTATCCGGCTACAAGAGCACCGAGGGTGTCCGCGCCGTGTGATTCGGCCGCCTCAAGGAGATCGAGTTTGAGTTCCGGCCGCCAATCACCGCTTTTGAGCCGGGCGAAGAGTCTCAGCAGCACATCGCGCGCATGGTCGGATGGAACGAGTCCGAGCGCACGTAGGGCGGCCTGTTGTTCGGGGATCGGAGCCCTGTCCAGCACGGCGTATAACATTTCCGCCACACTGGCGCCGGGGAGCGATGCGCCCGGTATGAGGCCGAGCGCGGTCATGCGAACGGTCTCGGCTCGGTCGGAGAGGGCGCGTTGGATGGCGTTCGCGAGGCCGTCATCGCCGAGCGCGTTGAGGGCCTGGAGGGCGGCGATTCGGAGTTCCGGTGCGGGTGCACCGCGCAGCCGTTCATGGAGCGCCGGCAAGGCGGATTCGTCTTGAAGCCGGCTCACGGCCTCGGCGGTAGCGATCGCCACGGCAACAGGGCCCTGTTGTAGCAACGGGGACGAAATCGACGCCAGCGCCTCGCGAGCCGGCGCCGCATCCCGTGGCGCCGGACCGTGATAGAGGCCATCGACACGATCCACGACCGAGGGTGTTGCCCAAACACCGAGTGCGGCGAGTGCCTCAACGCGAAGCGCCTCGGGGGCGTCCGGGCGGTTGGCAAAGGCCGCGAGACGGGCGGTGGCCTCGGGTCCGCCTACGCGACTGTTGGCGTTGATGATGCGCCGGAGCAGCGGTTCTTCGGTGAATCGCGATTCGTCGAGCAGGGCGGCGAGTGCCGGCAGCGCGGCCTCGATACCGCCGTCGTCGTTGATGGCGCGCGCGGCCTCGGTGACGATGTATAAATCGGCGTCGTCCAGGAAGGTCGCCACGCCATCGTGGCGCAGTCGGCGCAGGGCGACAACGGCGGCGATGCGAAGCGCGCGGGACGGGTGATCACGCAGCGCCACCAGCGGTGCAGCTTCGCCGATGCGGGCCAGGGCGATCACGCCGGCGTGCCGGAGGTGGGCATCTACGTCGTTATTGGCTTCGAGCATCGCCAGCAGGCCTGGAACGGCGGCCGTATCGGCCAGCCGGCCGAGCGCCTCCGCCGCATACAGCTGAACGCGGGGTGAGGCGTCCGCGAGCAGCGGGCGAAGCGCTTCGGCGGCGGCGGCGTGGCGGACATCTCCGAGCGTTTTCGCGGCCTGGGCGCGGATCTCGGCCTCGTCATCCCCAAGCAACGAAACGAGCGCATCGGCATACGCGGCGTTCGCGCGCGCCATCTGCCCGATCCCCCAGATGCCGTGGACGCGGCTCTGGAGCGCGTCGGCGTCGTTTGCGGCGATGCGTAGCGTCTCAAAGCCGGCGTTGCCAGCGGCGGCGAGAGCGAACTGCGCTTCGAGGCGGACACGCATGTCCGCGTGCCCGAGGAGGCCGGCGAGGCGCTCCTCGTCCATTTCCTCGAAATCCTCCAGGAGCAACTGCCGGGTTTCGTCGCGGAGCGGATGCGGGGAGTTGGTATCGATCTTCCAGATCCGGCCGGCGTCTTTGGGGCCCCATCCGTCGATCCAGTCGGCGGCATACAGGGCGCCGTCCGGGCCGAAGTCGAGCCCCGACGTGAGGATGCCTCGCGAGACCTCCGTGTCCTGGTCGAGTTCGAACGACGCGCCACGCGGGTTGAGGGAAAAGGCAAAGATGCGGGAACGCGCCGGCGAACCGGTGAACTCGGCCACGAAGAACCGGTCCTTCCAGGCCTCGCCGAGGCCCGTACCCGGGTTGTAGACCATGCCGGCCGGCCCACTGTGGTAGGCCGCGAGCGGCGGGAGGATGTAGGCCGCCTGGCCCTCGAAGCGGGGCTTGTAGAGCGACTCATCCATCCAGACCTTGTAAGCGTTGTTGTCCGGGTCGATGTATTTGCCGAACTGCCAGTTAGTGCGCCATCCGCTATCCGACCCCTCGATGAGGTGGACGAGCCGCTCGTGCTCGCCGGGGTGGTCGCCGTCGTTGTCGACCGTGATGAGGTTGCCGAAGGCGTCGAAGACAAACTCGTGGGTATTACGGAGGCCGGCGGCGAAGACCTCGAAGCCGCTGCCGTCGGGCTCCGAGCGGAGGATGGCGCCCTGGTTGGGATAGGCCCAGGCCTTTCCATCGGGCCCGGTCACATTCAGGCCGATGTCGCCGATGGACCAGTAGATGCGGCCGTCGGGGCCGACGGTCAGTCCGGACATGCCGTGAGCGCCGAAGCCGATGTGGACGGCGTAGCCGTGGCTGATGGAGGTCATCTCATCGGCCTGGCCATCGCCGGAGGTGTCTGTCAATCGCCACAGATCCGGCGCGACACCCAGGTAGACATCGTCGCGGAAGGGCATGACGGCGCCAGCGAGGTCGGAGATTTCGGTGTTGAAGCCGGCCACGTACCGCTGGGACCGGTCCGCCACGCCATCACCGGAGGTATCTTCGATCCGGTAGATTTCCTCCTGCTCGACGGTGAGGTCGCGCCAGTCGTGGGAGCCATCGCCATTCAGGTCGGGGAACCAGCTGTTCTCGGCGCTCCGTTCGGGTGCGAGCTCACGATGCAGGAAGGTGCGCCGGTCTTCCGGGGATTGCCAGCTGATTGACTCGATCATCCATTCGCGATAGCCACGGATGTCGAATTCAGAGTGTTCTATCCGGTGGGTACGGGTGATGTAGGCGCCACCGCGGTTGTCGAAGGCGAGCGCGATCGGGTCCGCCATGAGCCGTTCGGAAGCCCAGAGGGAGAGGGAGAGCCCGTCGGCGAGCTGGACGCTGGCGGTGGCGAGGATGGAGTCCGCCTCGAGTTTCGCCGCGTCGGGGTCGAGGGTTGTTATCTGGAGGGGGACGGCCGGCTCGGACGAACAGGCAGCGAGTAGGAGCGACGCCAGCAGGGCGCCCGGCAGGAAGTGACGCATCGGAGCGAGGGAGGTTGGGGGATAAAAAAATCAGGCGATGGCCGGCCCCGCTTCGGGGGCGCCGGCGACGACAGCAGATGGCGCGGCCATCCAGACACGCTCGAAGAGCGCTACTTCGCTACCGGCCCACGCCACCGTAACGGCCGCTCGTACGAGGAGGAGCCCTTGCTGGAGCAAAAAGGCGACCCACACGCCGGCGGCGGAGGATGCGCCCTGGGCGCCGATAAGCGTCGGGACGGCGAGGATGGCGAGGGCAACAAAAAACCAGAACAGGTACAGCACGCTGGCGCTGCCGTGTCGGAAGGGCCACACAGCCCCGGTTGCAAACGCCGACAGGGTGCGCTCATGGCGGACGACCAGGGCCAGCCGCCCGTAACGTTCGAACAGATCGACCATCGCCATACCGGTGATCAGCAGGGTGGGGCGGATCACGAAAAACGTCCAGAATGTACCGACCTCGCCGCTCCAGGCGGCCGCTAGTGCGCTCGAAGCTACGACGACGACGCTGCCGATCAGGATGCGAATCAGCAGCCAGATGAGCGCTAGCAGGATCCCACGCGGCGCATACCGGCCGACGCCGCGCCAGAAAGGCCACGTGCCGCCCTGTTGCAGGGCGTAGACGAGCCCGACGCCGGCGACGACGCGCCACGCCATATAAAGCGGGATGAGCCAGAGCAACTGGAGCGCTACGGCGTCCAGGCTGGGACCGATCTGAACGAGTGCCTCTTGCCAGAGCAGGATGTCGAAATCGAGGAGCTTCTGGTCCCCGAATCCGCTCTGACCGATGCTGTCGACCAGCAGTTGGTAAAGGGGGAACGAGAGGAGGAGCGCGCTGACGAGGTTGACGGCATAGACGAGCAGTACCAGCGTCGGACGCCGGCGGGCATCGTCCAGTCCGGCTCGGATGCTGGTCGATACAGGATTCGACATAGGGATGAAACGAGCTTGAGGAGTCGATCGGGGGGGGTGTTAGAACAGGCCGCCGAACAGATAAAACAGTTGTTGGAGCCAGACGGTCGCGTTGAACTGCTGCCGGCGGGCGTAGGTGGTTTCGGGTTCAACGAGCCGGCGGTTGTTCAGGCGATCGACATCGAGCCATACGATGTGGTCGGGGTCGATAAATACTTCCGCGATGGGCGTGTCTCGGTTGAACGACAGCTCGTGTTTCGCTCCCTGTCCGTCCCAGGCCACGTCCTCGACGGAGCCGTCGGCGAAGCGCACGCGGACGACTTGAGGGAATACGCCGTTGTCCTTTCGGAGGAGCGTCGCCACGCTCTGGTAGCGCCCGCCGTCTTCCGTCGGCGGGGTGTTGACGATCGCGTCGACCGCGTAGTCGACCACGGCGGTGCCGTACACGTAGGGATCGAAAAACCAGGTCATGGGCTGGCCGGCGACCTCCTCGACGATCGCGATGAAGTCGCGCGTCGTGGGATGCTTGAACCGCCAGCGTTCGTAGTAGGTATGCAGGATGCGCTGCATGGCGTCCCAGCCGAGGTAGCGTTCGAGCGTGGCGAGCACGACAGCCGGCTTGGCGTAGGAGGCTTTTCCGT includes:
- a CDS encoding DUF3109 family protein codes for the protein MFAVGSVLVSDNVLDAPFTCNLGACLGGCCVVGTSGAPLEPDERAELERALPRVRKYLRPEALEIIDEHGPWEELEAGRYATQCVDSAECVFVIFEGPIAKCSLQKAYHAGRIDFEKPVSCHLYPIRIQRYGDYEALNYEQISLCTPAVHHGQRLGMQLIDFLREPLVRKYGEEWYKQFREACIERRKTLGLHRDSNS
- the rpoN gene encoding RNA polymerase factor sigma-54 translates to MLNLHQRQSLQQKLSPQQIQYIKLLQLPTLALEQRIKAELESNPLLEEGDDEEIKEETEPQQEGADDSIEQIELQKEDQINKEDDYDWDEFLNSAEDLYGYKAQVDHSEEEDDREFPLPARVSMAEHLLDQLPFLNLNETELLIAEQIIGSIDEDGYLRRPLESIIDDIMFNQGLMLSDEDVEQVLQRVQRLDPVGIAARDLRECLLVQLDNLPDDLRGREVAVAMLEKAYKAFTMKHFDAIMKRLDASSEELKEAFDLIQRLNPKPGEGEFTAAQNYITPDFSVVFVEGEFYINLNGGNTPELRISRQYRQMLHQISAEKKNPERKNGSSFDSETKQFLRGKLESARWFINSINQRRQTMMKVMRAIVEIQEDFFKFGEGFLRPMILKDVAERISMDISTVSRVVNGKYVQTEFGVYELKYFFSEGLSTDSGEEISNKEVKAIIETIIGGEEKRKPLSDQKIAQMLEDKGFQIARRTVTKYREQLGIPVARLRKEIVLS
- a CDS encoding HEAT repeat domain-containing protein — its product is MRHFLPGALLASLLLAACSSEPAVPLQITTLDPDAAKLEADSILATASVQLADGLSLSLWASERLMADPIALAFDNRGGAYITRTHRIEHSEFDIRGYREWMIESISWQSPEDRRTFLHRELAPERSAENSWFPDLNGDGSHDWRDLTVEQEEIYRIEDTSGDGVADRSQRYVAGFNTEISDLAGAVMPFRDDVYLGVAPDLWRLTDTSGDGQADEMTSISHGYAVHIGFGAHGMSGLTVGPDGRIYWSIGDIGLNVTGPDGKAWAYPNQGAILRSEPDGSGFEVFAAGLRNTHEFVFDAFGNLITVDNDGDHPGEHERLVHLIEGSDSGWRTNWQFGKYIDPDNNAYKVWMDESLYKPRFEGQAAYILPPLAAYHSGPAGMVYNPGTGLGEAWKDRFFVAEFTGSPARSRIFAFSLNPRGASFELDQDTEVSRGILTSGLDFGPDGALYAADWIDGWGPKDAGRIWKIDTNSPHPLRDETRQLLLEDFEEMDEERLAGLLGHADMRVRLEAQFALAAAGNAGFETLRIAANDADALQSRVHGIWGIGQMARANAAYADALVSLLGDDEAEIRAQAAKTLGDVRHAAAAEALRPLLADASPRVQLYAAEALGRLADTAAVPGLLAMLEANNDVDAHLRHAGVIALARIGEAAPLVALRDHPSRALRIAAVVALRRLRHDGVATFLDDADLYIVTEAARAINDDGGIEAALPALAALLDESRFTEEPLLRRIINANSRVGGPEATARLAAFANRPDAPEALRVEALAALGVWATPSVVDRVDGLYHGPAPRDAAPAREALASISSPLLQQGPVAVAIATAEAVSRLQDESALPALHERLRGAPAPELRIAALQALNALGDDGLANAIQRALSDRAETVRMTALGLIPGASLPGASVAEMLYAVLDRAPIPEQQAALRALGLVPSDHARDVLLRLFARLKSGDWRPELKLDLLEAAESHGADTLGALVAGYYASRASAEPRIAFEDALLGGDATQGQRVVQRHEAAQCMRCHAIEGQGGDIGPDLSRIASTLQREQILEALVAPGNRIAPGYGLVALTLDDGRVVRGTVREEDEATVRLIDADGTVHEVPTARIQTRETGASAMPAMGLMMSRRELRDVVSYLATLR